The Calypte anna isolate BGI_N300 chromosome 23, bCalAnn1_v1.p, whole genome shotgun sequence genome has a segment encoding these proteins:
- the HNRNPR gene encoding heterogeneous nuclear ribonucleoprotein R isoform X4 has translation MKTYRQREKQGSKVQESTKGPDEAKIKALLERTGYTLDVTTGQRKYGGPPPDTVYSGVQPGIGTEVFVGKIPRDLYEDELVPLFEKAGPIWDLRLMMDPLSGQNRGYAFITFCSKDAAQEAVKLCDNYEIRPGKHLGVCISVANNRLFVGSIPKNKTKENILEEFSKVTEGLVDVILYHQPDDKKKNRGFCFLEYEDHKSAAQARRRLMSGKVKVWGNVVTVEWADPVEEPDPEVMAKVKVLFVRNLATTVTEEILEKSFSEFGKLERVKKLKDYAFVHFEDRGAAVKAMNEMNGKEIEGEEIEIVLAKPPDKKRKERQAARQASRSTAYEDYYYYPPPRMPPPIRGRGRGGRGGYGYPPDYYGYEDYYDDYYGYDYHDYRGGYEDPYYGYDDGYAIRGRGGGGRGGRGAPPPPRGRGAPPPRGRAGYSQRGAPMGPPRGARGGRGGPAQQQRGRGARGARGNRGGNVGGKRKADGYNQPDSKRRQTNNQQNWGSQPIAQQPLQQGGDYAGNYGYNNDNQEFYQDTYGQQWK, from the exons ATGAAGACCTACAggcaaagagagaaacaaggCAGCAAAGTACAGGAATCAACGAAGGGACCAGATGAAGCAAAGATTAAG gCTTTGCTAGAGAGGACTGGTTACACTTTGGATGTAACTACAGGCCAGAGGAAATATGGGGGCCCTCCTCCAGATACTGTATATTCTGGTGTTCAACCTGGTATTGGAACAGAG gtttttgttggTAAGATTCCCCGAGACTTGTATGAAGATGAATTGGTACCACTCTTTGAGAAAGCTGGTCCAATTTGGGATCTGCGCCTCATGATGGATCCTCTTTCTGGTCAGAACAGAGGTTATGCTTTCATTACTTTCTGCAGTAAAGATGCAGCACAGGAAGCAGTCAAACTG tgtgaCAACTATGAAATCCGTCCTGGGAAGCACCTTGGAGTATGCATCTCTGTGGCAAACAACAGGTTATTTGTTGGGTCAATTCCAAAGAACAAGACTAAGGAAAACATATTGGAAGAGTTCAGTAAAGTTACAG AGGGTTTGGTGGATGTAATCTTGTATCATCAACCTGATGATAAAAAGAAGAATCGAGGGTTCTGCTTCTTGGAATATGAGGATCACAAGTCAGCAGCACAAGCTCGCCGCCGCCTGATGAGTGGGAAAGTGAAGGTCTGGGGAAATGTTGTGACAGTGGAATGGGCTGATCCAGTAGAGGAACCTGATCCAGAAGTGATGGCAAAG GTGAAAGTTTTATTTGTAAGAAACTTGGCGACTACTGTGACAGAAGAAATTCTTGAGAAATCCTTTTCTGAATTTGGAAAGCTGGAAAGAGTAAAGAAGTTGAAGGATTAtgcttttgttcattttgaGGACAGAGGCGCAGCAGTGAAG GCTATGAATGAAATGAATGGGAAAGAGATAGAAGGGGAAGAAATTGAAATAGTGTTAGCAAAGCCACCggataagaaaaggaaagagcgCCAGGCTGCCAGACAGGCCTCCAGGAGCACTGC GTATGAAGATTATTATTACTACCCTCCGCCTCGCATGCCACCTCCCATTAGAGGCAGAGGCCGTGGAGGCAGAGGTGGATATGGCTATCCCCCAGATTACTATGGCTATGAAGATTATTATGATGATTATTATGGTTATGACTATCACGACTACCGTGGTGGCTATGAAGATCCCTATTACGGCTATGATGATGGCTATGCTataagaggaagaggaggaggaggaaggggtggGAGAGGTGCCCCTCCACCACCTAGGGGGCGGGGAGCACCACCACCAAGAGGTAGAGCTGGCTATTCACAGAGGGGGGCACCCATGGGACCACCAAGAGGAGccaggggtgggagagggggtcctgcacagcagcagagaggacGCGGTGCTCGTGGAGCCAGGGGCAACCGTGGGGGCAACGTAGGAGGCAAGAGAAAGGCAGATGGGTACAACCAGCCTGATTCCAAACGCCGTCAGACCAACAACCAGCAGAACTGGGGCTCCCAACCCATCGCTCAGCAGCCTCTCCAGCAAGGTGGTGACTATGCCGGTAACTATGGTTACAATAATGACAACCAGGAATTTTATCAGGATACTTATGGGCAACAGTGGAAGTAG
- the HNRNPR gene encoding heterogeneous nuclear ribonucleoprotein R isoform X1: MRRRRSARHLPSLLGPELRRAGPAPQHNKMANQVNGNAVQLKEEEEPMDTSSVTHTEHYKTLIEAGLPQKVAERLDEIFQTGLVAYVDLDERAIDALREFNEEGALSVLQQFKESDLSHVQNKSAFLCGVMKTYRQREKQGSKVQESTKGPDEAKIKALLERTGYTLDVTTGQRKYGGPPPDTVYSGVQPGIGTEVFVGKIPRDLYEDELVPLFEKAGPIWDLRLMMDPLSGQNRGYAFITFCSKDAAQEAVKLCDNYEIRPGKHLGVCISVANNRLFVGSIPKNKTKENILEEFSKVTEGLVDVILYHQPDDKKKNRGFCFLEYEDHKSAAQARRRLMSGKVKVWGNVVTVEWADPVEEPDPEVMAKVKVLFVRNLATTVTEEILEKSFSEFGKLERVKKLKDYAFVHFEDRGAAVKAMNEMNGKEIEGEEIEIVLAKPPDKKRKERQAARQASRSTAYEDYYYYPPPRMPPPIRGRGRGGRGGYGYPPDYYGYEDYYDDYYGYDYHDYRGGYEDPYYGYDDGYAIRGRGGGGRGGRGAPPPPRGRGAPPPRGRAGYSQRGAPMGPPRGARGGRGGPAQQQRGRGARGARGNRGGNVGGKRKADGYNQPDSKRRQTNNQQNWGSQPIAQQPLQQGGDYAGNYGYNNDNQEFYQDTYGQQWK; encoded by the exons atgaggagaaggaggagcgCGCGCCATTTGCCGTCGCTGCTTGGGCCCGAGCTGCGCCGCGCAGGCCCCGCTCCG cagcataATAAAATGGCTAATCAGGTGAATGGTAATGCGGTACAgttaaaagaagaggaagaaccAATGGATACTTCCAGTGTAACTCACACAGAACACTACAAGACACTGATAGAGGCAGGCCTCCCACAGAAGGTGGCAGAGAGACttgatgaaatatttcagacag GGTTGGTAGCTTATGTCGATCTTGATGAAAGAGCAATTGATGCTCTTAGGGAATTTAATGAAGAAGGAGCCCTCTCTGTATTACAGCAGTTTAAAGAAAGTGACCTGTCGCATGTACAG AACAAAAGTGCATTTTTATGTGGAGTTATGAAGACCTACAggcaaagagagaaacaaggCAGCAAAGTACAGGAATCAACGAAGGGACCAGATGAAGCAAAGATTAAG gCTTTGCTAGAGAGGACTGGTTACACTTTGGATGTAACTACAGGCCAGAGGAAATATGGGGGCCCTCCTCCAGATACTGTATATTCTGGTGTTCAACCTGGTATTGGAACAGAG gtttttgttggTAAGATTCCCCGAGACTTGTATGAAGATGAATTGGTACCACTCTTTGAGAAAGCTGGTCCAATTTGGGATCTGCGCCTCATGATGGATCCTCTTTCTGGTCAGAACAGAGGTTATGCTTTCATTACTTTCTGCAGTAAAGATGCAGCACAGGAAGCAGTCAAACTG tgtgaCAACTATGAAATCCGTCCTGGGAAGCACCTTGGAGTATGCATCTCTGTGGCAAACAACAGGTTATTTGTTGGGTCAATTCCAAAGAACAAGACTAAGGAAAACATATTGGAAGAGTTCAGTAAAGTTACAG AGGGTTTGGTGGATGTAATCTTGTATCATCAACCTGATGATAAAAAGAAGAATCGAGGGTTCTGCTTCTTGGAATATGAGGATCACAAGTCAGCAGCACAAGCTCGCCGCCGCCTGATGAGTGGGAAAGTGAAGGTCTGGGGAAATGTTGTGACAGTGGAATGGGCTGATCCAGTAGAGGAACCTGATCCAGAAGTGATGGCAAAG GTGAAAGTTTTATTTGTAAGAAACTTGGCGACTACTGTGACAGAAGAAATTCTTGAGAAATCCTTTTCTGAATTTGGAAAGCTGGAAAGAGTAAAGAAGTTGAAGGATTAtgcttttgttcattttgaGGACAGAGGCGCAGCAGTGAAG GCTATGAATGAAATGAATGGGAAAGAGATAGAAGGGGAAGAAATTGAAATAGTGTTAGCAAAGCCACCggataagaaaaggaaagagcgCCAGGCTGCCAGACAGGCCTCCAGGAGCACTGC GTATGAAGATTATTATTACTACCCTCCGCCTCGCATGCCACCTCCCATTAGAGGCAGAGGCCGTGGAGGCAGAGGTGGATATGGCTATCCCCCAGATTACTATGGCTATGAAGATTATTATGATGATTATTATGGTTATGACTATCACGACTACCGTGGTGGCTATGAAGATCCCTATTACGGCTATGATGATGGCTATGCTataagaggaagaggaggaggaggaaggggtggGAGAGGTGCCCCTCCACCACCTAGGGGGCGGGGAGCACCACCACCAAGAGGTAGAGCTGGCTATTCACAGAGGGGGGCACCCATGGGACCACCAAGAGGAGccaggggtgggagagggggtcctgcacagcagcagagaggacGCGGTGCTCGTGGAGCCAGGGGCAACCGTGGGGGCAACGTAGGAGGCAAGAGAAAGGCAGATGGGTACAACCAGCCTGATTCCAAACGCCGTCAGACCAACAACCAGCAGAACTGGGGCTCCCAACCCATCGCTCAGCAGCCTCTCCAGCAAGGTGGTGACTATGCCGGTAACTATGGTTACAATAATGACAACCAGGAATTTTATCAGGATACTTATGGGCAACAGTGGAAGTAG
- the HNRNPR gene encoding heterogeneous nuclear ribonucleoprotein R isoform X3, protein MRRRRSARHLPSLLGPELRRAGPAPNKSAFLCGVMKTYRQREKQGSKVQESTKGPDEAKIKALLERTGYTLDVTTGQRKYGGPPPDTVYSGVQPGIGTEVFVGKIPRDLYEDELVPLFEKAGPIWDLRLMMDPLSGQNRGYAFITFCSKDAAQEAVKLCDNYEIRPGKHLGVCISVANNRLFVGSIPKNKTKENILEEFSKVTEGLVDVILYHQPDDKKKNRGFCFLEYEDHKSAAQARRRLMSGKVKVWGNVVTVEWADPVEEPDPEVMAKVKVLFVRNLATTVTEEILEKSFSEFGKLERVKKLKDYAFVHFEDRGAAVKAMNEMNGKEIEGEEIEIVLAKPPDKKRKERQAARQASRSTAYEDYYYYPPPRMPPPIRGRGRGGRGGYGYPPDYYGYEDYYDDYYGYDYHDYRGGYEDPYYGYDDGYAIRGRGGGGRGGRGAPPPPRGRGAPPPRGRAGYSQRGAPMGPPRGARGGRGGPAQQQRGRGARGARGNRGGNVGGKRKADGYNQPDSKRRQTNNQQNWGSQPIAQQPLQQGGDYAGNYGYNNDNQEFYQDTYGQQWK, encoded by the exons atgaggagaaggaggagcgCGCGCCATTTGCCGTCGCTGCTTGGGCCCGAGCTGCGCCGCGCAGGCCCCGCTCCG AACAAAAGTGCATTTTTATGTGGAGTTATGAAGACCTACAggcaaagagagaaacaaggCAGCAAAGTACAGGAATCAACGAAGGGACCAGATGAAGCAAAGATTAAG gCTTTGCTAGAGAGGACTGGTTACACTTTGGATGTAACTACAGGCCAGAGGAAATATGGGGGCCCTCCTCCAGATACTGTATATTCTGGTGTTCAACCTGGTATTGGAACAGAG gtttttgttggTAAGATTCCCCGAGACTTGTATGAAGATGAATTGGTACCACTCTTTGAGAAAGCTGGTCCAATTTGGGATCTGCGCCTCATGATGGATCCTCTTTCTGGTCAGAACAGAGGTTATGCTTTCATTACTTTCTGCAGTAAAGATGCAGCACAGGAAGCAGTCAAACTG tgtgaCAACTATGAAATCCGTCCTGGGAAGCACCTTGGAGTATGCATCTCTGTGGCAAACAACAGGTTATTTGTTGGGTCAATTCCAAAGAACAAGACTAAGGAAAACATATTGGAAGAGTTCAGTAAAGTTACAG AGGGTTTGGTGGATGTAATCTTGTATCATCAACCTGATGATAAAAAGAAGAATCGAGGGTTCTGCTTCTTGGAATATGAGGATCACAAGTCAGCAGCACAAGCTCGCCGCCGCCTGATGAGTGGGAAAGTGAAGGTCTGGGGAAATGTTGTGACAGTGGAATGGGCTGATCCAGTAGAGGAACCTGATCCAGAAGTGATGGCAAAG GTGAAAGTTTTATTTGTAAGAAACTTGGCGACTACTGTGACAGAAGAAATTCTTGAGAAATCCTTTTCTGAATTTGGAAAGCTGGAAAGAGTAAAGAAGTTGAAGGATTAtgcttttgttcattttgaGGACAGAGGCGCAGCAGTGAAG GCTATGAATGAAATGAATGGGAAAGAGATAGAAGGGGAAGAAATTGAAATAGTGTTAGCAAAGCCACCggataagaaaaggaaagagcgCCAGGCTGCCAGACAGGCCTCCAGGAGCACTGC GTATGAAGATTATTATTACTACCCTCCGCCTCGCATGCCACCTCCCATTAGAGGCAGAGGCCGTGGAGGCAGAGGTGGATATGGCTATCCCCCAGATTACTATGGCTATGAAGATTATTATGATGATTATTATGGTTATGACTATCACGACTACCGTGGTGGCTATGAAGATCCCTATTACGGCTATGATGATGGCTATGCTataagaggaagaggaggaggaggaaggggtggGAGAGGTGCCCCTCCACCACCTAGGGGGCGGGGAGCACCACCACCAAGAGGTAGAGCTGGCTATTCACAGAGGGGGGCACCCATGGGACCACCAAGAGGAGccaggggtgggagagggggtcctgcacagcagcagagaggacGCGGTGCTCGTGGAGCCAGGGGCAACCGTGGGGGCAACGTAGGAGGCAAGAGAAAGGCAGATGGGTACAACCAGCCTGATTCCAAACGCCGTCAGACCAACAACCAGCAGAACTGGGGCTCCCAACCCATCGCTCAGCAGCCTCTCCAGCAAGGTGGTGACTATGCCGGTAACTATGGTTACAATAATGACAACCAGGAATTTTATCAGGATACTTATGGGCAACAGTGGAAGTAG
- the HNRNPR gene encoding heterogeneous nuclear ribonucleoprotein R isoform X2: protein MRRRRSARHLPSLLGPELRRAGPAPHNKMANQVNGNAVQLKEEEEPMDTSSVTHTEHYKTLIEAGLPQKVAERLDEIFQTGLVAYVDLDERAIDALREFNEEGALSVLQQFKESDLSHVQNKSAFLCGVMKTYRQREKQGSKVQESTKGPDEAKIKALLERTGYTLDVTTGQRKYGGPPPDTVYSGVQPGIGTEVFVGKIPRDLYEDELVPLFEKAGPIWDLRLMMDPLSGQNRGYAFITFCSKDAAQEAVKLCDNYEIRPGKHLGVCISVANNRLFVGSIPKNKTKENILEEFSKVTEGLVDVILYHQPDDKKKNRGFCFLEYEDHKSAAQARRRLMSGKVKVWGNVVTVEWADPVEEPDPEVMAKVKVLFVRNLATTVTEEILEKSFSEFGKLERVKKLKDYAFVHFEDRGAAVKAMNEMNGKEIEGEEIEIVLAKPPDKKRKERQAARQASRSTAYEDYYYYPPPRMPPPIRGRGRGGRGGYGYPPDYYGYEDYYDDYYGYDYHDYRGGYEDPYYGYDDGYAIRGRGGGGRGGRGAPPPPRGRGAPPPRGRAGYSQRGAPMGPPRGARGGRGGPAQQQRGRGARGARGNRGGNVGGKRKADGYNQPDSKRRQTNNQQNWGSQPIAQQPLQQGGDYAGNYGYNNDNQEFYQDTYGQQWK, encoded by the exons atgaggagaaggaggagcgCGCGCCATTTGCCGTCGCTGCTTGGGCCCGAGCTGCGCCGCGCAGGCCCCGCTCCG cataATAAAATGGCTAATCAGGTGAATGGTAATGCGGTACAgttaaaagaagaggaagaaccAATGGATACTTCCAGTGTAACTCACACAGAACACTACAAGACACTGATAGAGGCAGGCCTCCCACAGAAGGTGGCAGAGAGACttgatgaaatatttcagacag GGTTGGTAGCTTATGTCGATCTTGATGAAAGAGCAATTGATGCTCTTAGGGAATTTAATGAAGAAGGAGCCCTCTCTGTATTACAGCAGTTTAAAGAAAGTGACCTGTCGCATGTACAG AACAAAAGTGCATTTTTATGTGGAGTTATGAAGACCTACAggcaaagagagaaacaaggCAGCAAAGTACAGGAATCAACGAAGGGACCAGATGAAGCAAAGATTAAG gCTTTGCTAGAGAGGACTGGTTACACTTTGGATGTAACTACAGGCCAGAGGAAATATGGGGGCCCTCCTCCAGATACTGTATATTCTGGTGTTCAACCTGGTATTGGAACAGAG gtttttgttggTAAGATTCCCCGAGACTTGTATGAAGATGAATTGGTACCACTCTTTGAGAAAGCTGGTCCAATTTGGGATCTGCGCCTCATGATGGATCCTCTTTCTGGTCAGAACAGAGGTTATGCTTTCATTACTTTCTGCAGTAAAGATGCAGCACAGGAAGCAGTCAAACTG tgtgaCAACTATGAAATCCGTCCTGGGAAGCACCTTGGAGTATGCATCTCTGTGGCAAACAACAGGTTATTTGTTGGGTCAATTCCAAAGAACAAGACTAAGGAAAACATATTGGAAGAGTTCAGTAAAGTTACAG AGGGTTTGGTGGATGTAATCTTGTATCATCAACCTGATGATAAAAAGAAGAATCGAGGGTTCTGCTTCTTGGAATATGAGGATCACAAGTCAGCAGCACAAGCTCGCCGCCGCCTGATGAGTGGGAAAGTGAAGGTCTGGGGAAATGTTGTGACAGTGGAATGGGCTGATCCAGTAGAGGAACCTGATCCAGAAGTGATGGCAAAG GTGAAAGTTTTATTTGTAAGAAACTTGGCGACTACTGTGACAGAAGAAATTCTTGAGAAATCCTTTTCTGAATTTGGAAAGCTGGAAAGAGTAAAGAAGTTGAAGGATTAtgcttttgttcattttgaGGACAGAGGCGCAGCAGTGAAG GCTATGAATGAAATGAATGGGAAAGAGATAGAAGGGGAAGAAATTGAAATAGTGTTAGCAAAGCCACCggataagaaaaggaaagagcgCCAGGCTGCCAGACAGGCCTCCAGGAGCACTGC GTATGAAGATTATTATTACTACCCTCCGCCTCGCATGCCACCTCCCATTAGAGGCAGAGGCCGTGGAGGCAGAGGTGGATATGGCTATCCCCCAGATTACTATGGCTATGAAGATTATTATGATGATTATTATGGTTATGACTATCACGACTACCGTGGTGGCTATGAAGATCCCTATTACGGCTATGATGATGGCTATGCTataagaggaagaggaggaggaggaaggggtggGAGAGGTGCCCCTCCACCACCTAGGGGGCGGGGAGCACCACCACCAAGAGGTAGAGCTGGCTATTCACAGAGGGGGGCACCCATGGGACCACCAAGAGGAGccaggggtgggagagggggtcctgcacagcagcagagaggacGCGGTGCTCGTGGAGCCAGGGGCAACCGTGGGGGCAACGTAGGAGGCAAGAGAAAGGCAGATGGGTACAACCAGCCTGATTCCAAACGCCGTCAGACCAACAACCAGCAGAACTGGGGCTCCCAACCCATCGCTCAGCAGCCTCTCCAGCAAGGTGGTGACTATGCCGGTAACTATGGTTACAATAATGACAACCAGGAATTTTATCAGGATACTTATGGGCAACAGTGGAAGTAG
- the ATP5IF1 gene encoding ATPase inhibitor, mitochondrial, with the protein MAAAAVARSGLRGVLLAQQQRWSSGSGADQLGELGKGAGKGGGGGGTIREAGGAFGKKQAAEEERYFRDKEREQLAALRKHHEEEIDHHQKEIERLQKEIERHKHKIKKLKDDN; encoded by the exons atggcggcggcggcggtggcgcGGAGCGGCCTGCGCGGGGTCCTGCTGGCCCAGCAGCAGCGGTGGAGCTCGGGGTCGGGAGCTGACCAG CTGGGCGAGCTGGGCAAAGGCGCCGGGaagggcggcggcggcggcggcaccATCCGTGAGGCCGGGGGAGCCTTCGGGAAGAAGCAGGCGGCCGAGGAGGAGCGGTACTTCAG GGACAAGGAGAGGGAGCAGCTCGCTGCCTTACGGAAACACCACGAGGAAGAGATTGATCACCACCAGAAAGAGATAGAGcgtctccagaaagaaattgaGCGTCATAAGCATAAGATCAAGAAGCTTAAAGATGATAATTAA
- the DNAJC8 gene encoding dnaJ homolog subfamily C member 8, producing the protein MAAAGEPAAGGAAEEAFLTFYNEVKQIEKRDSVLTSKNQIDRLTRPGSSYFNLNPFEVLQMDPEATDEEIKKRFRQLSILVHPDKNQDDADRAQKAFEAVDKAYKLLLDQEQKKRALDVIQAGKEYVEHTVKEKKKQLKKDGKPPTVEEDDPEVFKQAVYKQTMKLFAELEIKRKEREAKEMHERKRQREEEIEAQEKAKREREWQKNFEESRDGRVDSWRNFQANTKGKKEKKNRTFLRPPKVKMEQRE; encoded by the exons atggcggcggcgggggaGCCCGCGGCGGGGGGAGCCGCCGAGGAGGCGTTCCTCACCTTCTATAACGAG GTAAAGCAAATTGAAAAACGAGATTCTGTTTTAACATCAAAAAACCAAATTGACAGGCTGACTCGACCTGGATCTTCCTACTTCAACTTGAACCCTTTTGAG GTGCTGCAGATGGATCCTGAAGCCACAGATGAAGAGATCAAGAAAAGATTCCGGCAG TTGTCAATATTGGTACATCCAGACAAAAATCAAGATGATGCAGATAGAGCCCAGAAGGCGTTTGAAG CTGTAGATAAAGCATACAAGTTGCTGCTAGATCAGGAGCAAAAGAAGAGGGCCTTGGATGTGATACAAGCAGGAAAAGAATACGTGGAGCACACT gtgaaagaaaaaaagaagcagctgaagaaagatggaaaaccTCCCACTGTAGAAGAAGATGATCCTGAAGTT TTCAAACAAGCTGTATACAAGCAGACAATGAAGCTTTTTGCTGAACtggaaataaagaggaaagaaagagaggcaaaagaaatgcatgaaaG GAAGcggcagagggaagaggaaataGAGGCACAGGAGAAAGCCAAACGAGAGCGGGAGTGGCAGAAGAACTTTGAG GAAAGTCGGGATGGTCGTGTGGACAGCTGGAGAAATTTCCAGGCAAATAcaaaggggaagaaggagaagaaaaacaggacCTTCCTGAGACCTCCCAAAGTAAAAATGGAGCAGCGTGAATGA
- the PTAFR gene encoding platelet-activating factor receptor, producing MMSAKDEGGAGGSADSYSSCNIDSEFRYNLFTVFYSIVFVLGFAANCYVLWIFSRIYPTRKLSEIKIFMVNLTVADLLFLVTMPMWIVYYHHHGDWIMPEFLCNVAGCLFFVNTYSSVAFLMVITYNRYQAVTNPIKAAQFTTQRRGIYLSAAIWIIIVGSSLYYLFDNNTNQEEIGSKNFTRCFERYDSSGSVSAVLAIHVIICLLFYIIFLFILSWNIIIIRTLFSKSMRPRKNAQVKQRALWMVCTVLAVFIISFVPHHIVDLPWTLTVLEQWQRENCQLRQHLNDAHQVTLCLLSMNCVLDPIIYCFLTKKFQKHLSENLKSMRGSRKCSRQTTDTVVEGTIHQEDAIRI from the coding sequence ATGATGTCTGCAAAGGATGAAGGTGGTGCTGGAGGTAGTGCTGATTCCTACAGTTCATGCAATATAGACTCAGAGTTTCGCTACAACCTCTTCACAGTTTTCTACAGCATTGTTTTCGTTCTGGGCTTTGCTGCCAACTGCTACGTGCTCTGGATTTTCAGCCGTATTTACCCCACCAGGAAACTCAGTGAAATCAAGATATTCATGGTGAATCTGACAGTAGCTGACCTGCTGTTCTTGGTTACGATGCCAATGTGGATTGTTTACTATCACCACCATGGAGACTGGATCATGCCTGAGTTCCTCTGTAATGTGGCtggctgtttattttttgttaacaCCTACTCTTCTGTTGCCTTTCTGATGGTCATCACATACAACCGTTACCAAGCTGTGACTAATCCCATTAAAGCTGCTCAGTTTACCACCCAGAGGAGGGGTATCTACTTATCAGCAGCTATCTGGATCATCATAGTGGGCAGCTCTTTGTATTACCTTTTTGACAATAATACTAATCAAGAGGAGATTGGTTCAAAGAATTTCACGCGGTGCTTTGAGCGTTATGACTCTTCTGGCAGTGTTTCAGCTGTCCTTGCTATTCATGTCATCATCTGCCTCCTCTTCtatataattttcctttttatactAAGCTGGAACATCATAATTATCAGGACCCTGTTCTCCAAATCCATGCGGCCGAGGAAGAATGCTCAAGTCAAGCAGAGAGCTCTCTGGATGGTTTGCACAGTGCTGGCAGTTTTCATCATAAGCTTTGTACCTCATCACATTGTGGATTTGCCCTGGACCCTGACAGTCCTGGAGCAGTGGCAGAGGGAAAACTGTCAGCTGCGCCAACACCTCAACGATGCTCACCAGGTGACTTTGTGCCTCTTGAGTATGAACTGTGTGCTGGACCCAATCATCTACTGTTTCCTCACCAAGAAGTTTCAGAAGCACCTTtcagaaaacctgaaaagcATGAGGGGGAGTCGCAAGTGCTCCAGGCAAACCACAGACACAGTGGTTGAGGGCACCATTCACCAAGAGGATGCCATCAGAATCTAG